A region of Vitis riparia cultivar Riparia Gloire de Montpellier isolate 1030 chromosome 12, EGFV_Vit.rip_1.0, whole genome shotgun sequence DNA encodes the following proteins:
- the LOC117926350 gene encoding anthocyanidin 3-O-glucosyltransferase 2-like, giving the protein MKQTELVFIPSPGIGHIAATVEIAKLLTQRDPRFSITIFIIKFPFWSDDSAMTSDSDSIRFVTLPPVEVSPGAAEPFLLISEFLKAQVPLLRDAVHELTRSNSVRLAGFVIDMFCTSMIDVADEFGVPSYLFFTSSAAFLGFKFRLQFLHDHEGLDINEFKNSDAELEVPSFANLVPGKVFPSVMFDKEGGGTEMSLYHTRRFRQVKGIMVNTFVELESHAIQSFSGSTIPPVYPVGPVLNMQGGSVGGRQDATAVMSWLDDQPPSSVVFLCFGSMGSFGGDQVKEIAHGLERSGYRFLWSLRQPPPNGKIESPRNYANVEEVLPKGFLHRTAKIGKVIGWAPQVAILAHPAVGGFVSHCGWNSVLESIWYGIPVATWPMLAEQQMNAFQVVKDLGLAVEIKMDYNKDSSYVVSAEQIEIGLKNLMNIDSEVRKKIEEIKKISRKVMIEGGSSHFSLGHFIDDMMANIPCKQQSDI; this is encoded by the coding sequence ATGAAGCAAACTGAGCTGGTCTTCATCCCATCTCCCGGGATTGGCCACATTGCGGCCACAGTGGAGATTGCAAAGCTGCTTACTCAGCGAGACCCCCGATTCTCAATCACAatcttcatcatcaagtttCCGTTCTGGTCCGATGATAGTGCTATGACCTCCGACTCTGATTCCATACGTTTCGTCACACTTCCTCCTGTAGAGGTCAGCCCAGGAGCGGCAGAGCCTTTTCTCTTAATCTCTGAATTCCTCAAAGCTCAGGTACCACTACTCAGAGACGCCGTCCACGAACTCACTCGCTCCAACTCGGTTCGGCTCGCTGGGTTTGTTATTGATATGTTCTGCACCTCCATGATTGATGTGGCCGATGAGTTTGGGGTGCCTTCCTATCTCTTCTTCACTTCCAGTGCCGCTTTTCTTGGCTTCAAGTTCCGTCTTCAGTTTCTCCATGATCATGAGGGCTTGGATATCAATGAGTTCAAGAACTCGGATGCTGAGTTGGAGGTTCCGAGTTTTGCCAACTTGGTTCCAGGTAAGGTCTTCCCTTCTGTGATGTTTGACAAGGAAGGCGGTGGGACTGAGATGTCTCTGTATCACACGAGGAGATTCAGACAAGTCAAGGGTATTATGGTAAATACATTTGTTGAGCTCGAATCCCATGCTATTCAGTCATTTTCTGGCAGTACAATACCGCCGGTGTACCCCGTTGGACCAGTACTCAACATGCAAGGGGGGTCTGTCGGGGGTCGTCAAGATGCTACTGCCGTCATGAGCTGGCTTGATGATCAGCCTCCATCGTCAGTGGTATTCCTGTGCTTCGGGAGCATGGGAAGCTTTGGTGGGGATCAGGTCAAAGAGATAGCACATGGGCTAGAACGTAGCGGGTATCGCTTCCTGTGGTCCCTCCGTCAACCCCCACCAAATGGCAAAATAGAATCTCCAAGAAATTATGCAAATGTGGAGGAAGTTCTACCAAAAGGGTTTTTACATCGGACAGCCAAGATTGGAAAGGTGATCGGATGGGCTCCACAAGTAGCTATCTTAGCCCACCCAGCGGTTGGAGGATTTGTATCTCATTGCGGATGGAATTCTGTGTTGGAAAGCATATGGTATGGTATTCCTGTAGCCACATGGCCGATGCTTGCAGAACAACAAATGAATGCGTTTCAGGTGGTGAAAGACTTGGGATTAGCAGTAGAAATTAAAATGGATTATAACAAGGATAGTAGTTATGTTGTAAGTGCTGAACAGATTGAAATTGGATTAAAGAATCTAATGAATATCGACAGTGAAGTGAGGAAGAagatagaagaaataaaaaaaataagtagaaaaGTGATGATAGAGGGTGGATCCTCACACTTTTCCTTAGGTCATTTTATTGATGACATGATGGCCAACATTCCATGTAAGCAACAAAGCGATATCTAA